TtatatctcgcgcatatgcgccaaggatggtcgcgcatatgcgcgagaggtgtTGGGCAAAAATGAAGCCACTTGCCGCTTATCatatgcattgatatatataagtAACGTTATTCCTTCATAACTTAGAAAGGAATAGAGGAAAACGGCCAGGGGAACTTCCAAGTTCTTTGATCGTAGATTTGTGATTTCTGCAAAATCCAGCTTTCTGATTTTCATttcgacttcagtactgtgttcctatcgacacaggctacaactggacattgAGGGTTGACAGACTTTGATTCCAGACAGGAACGTCGTCAGaactgcaataaaataaaggtataagtcaatgtggtaccgggagaacgactcgagtaggatatactgaagtttccttaaatcacatacttatttttattatgaacattgatttgaatttatatgcttgttctattgatttatagaaagcatgtattagacgagtattagacgaATGATCTTGTAGCATAAGTGCCGATTGTGATGGAATTGTCACTGACACATggcacattgtcacaagatattGAATTGGagatagtgccaaagtctgtgacggataggtcaagacaccggatgtttgtttatatcaaagtggatagaattggagtttcttctattactgatgttcgatatggaataccaacgtctggaaaccgggatccctatactaggattgagtctagtctgagacgtggagtcacgagtctgattaatgagtttatattgattatatttcagattttgatacatgttactgatatTTATTACAAGCTTTTacaatgtttatatgattgcatgttcgttgatttatactgggatgtatttctcacctgagttatccggctgttgtcgtgtttgtatgtgtgcatggcaataggtgggacaggttcagggtcgaggagatgaagagagagatcgtgattagagtggagactacggactttgataaGAGATAGTGTTTAAACACTTGACatatagttgttaaaccttacgTTGGATGGATTGTATATAGTATAAGACATGTACTTTACTTTCGATGTATATAATCGaatgaattccattacgttccgcatttgatattattataattGCATAAGTACACAAATTAAGCATAATTCTATAATTGGATAAAATCGTAAATTATTATTGAAATAAAGATCGTTTCACATTAGAATCAATAAAGGCCTAAGACACATCTTGGCTCgctggacacctactctaacagtctcccacttgccctataaTCAACTACCCATAGATCTTAGACTCATTGCTTCACAATGCTTCTCAAATAATGGTCCTCGTAATGGCTTCCTCAATGGATCAGCAATGTTTTCTGTAAAGGAGACTCTATCTACCgctatgtctcctcttcccataATCTTTCGGATTATTTGGAATTCatcagtatatgtttggatcgctgatgagaccttggttccttctCTTGCGCAACAGCACTAGTGTTTTCACAGTAGAATAGGACTGGATCAATTGTTTCAGGAATTACACCCAACGCTTGAACGAATTCTTCATCCAAACACCCTCATTTGCTGCAGCCAATGCAGCTATGTACTCGGCCTTAGTGGTTGAATCCACTGTGGTGTCTtgtttggaactcttccaagagacaacacCACAATTGAGCTTGAATACAAATGCAGAGGTTAATTTTGAATCATCCACATCTGATTGAAAGCTAGAATCAGTATAGCcttcaaattttaattctccactgCCATAAACCAAGAACAAATTCTTCGTTCTTCTCAAGTACTGAAGAATGTCCTTCACTATTATCAAATTCAATGGATCGGGATTCAACTGATATATACTTCCAAACTTAGTGCATATGCAATATGTGGTCGAGTACATATCATACCATAGATAATATTGTCTATAGAAGACGCATATAGAATGCGGCTCATGATTTCTATCTCTTTTTCAGTCTTAGggcacatagacttggatagagtCACACCATGAGACATTGGATTATATACTCTCTTTGACTCCTCCATAGAGAATCTCCTCCGTATGATATCGATAAATGTGGATTGGGTGAGCCCTAGCATCATCTTCGATCTATCCCTATAGACCTATATTCCGAATACATAGGTTGCTTCACCCATTTCCTTCTTGGTGAGTTTACCAGCCAACCacactttagttgattgcaacatacCTTAACCATTCCCAATGAAtagtatgtcatcaacataaagtactaggaatgtcactgcactcccactaactttcttatatACACAAGGTTCCTCGGGAATCCAagcaaaatcaaactctttgatagtgttgtCAAATCTGAGGTTTCAGGTCCTTGATGCCAGGTTGAGTTCATAAATGGATATATCTTGTTTGCATAATTTATGCTCACTTTCTACAGATGTGAatcttcaggttgagacatgtaaatctcttccttcaTTTACCAATTAAGAAatgttgtcttgacatccatctgccatttTTCAAATACATACTATGCTTCTATGGCTACCAGTATCCTAATGAACTTGAACATCGCGATTGGAGAAAaatgtttcctcatagtcaacacctttcctttgagtatatccttttgctaccaatctagTTTTGAAGGTAACCACCATCCCATTTGCCCCAAAGTTCCTTTTGTATACCCATTTCATCCTATGTGAACAATTCTCTCAGGTTGATCTTCCAAGGATCATACATGGTTCGAATACATGGAGTCCATCTCGGATTGCATGGCTTCAAGACATTTAGATGAATCTCTATCAGATAGTGCTTTCTTGAAGtttcttggatcacatccaggaATGGCTCTCCTTGGTCTTCTTTAAGAACCAGGATCATCTTATTAGGTGGCTTTGAAACCCTTTTGGATCTCCTAAGAGCTTGTGTTTTTTCAATTGGCTGTTGGGATGTGTGTTCTACTAATTATGTAGTGGGTGGTTCCCAGATCTCATCGAGCTTTACAATcccgccttttctatccaatagaaactaTTACTCTAAATAGGTatcatttcttgaaaaaaataCTTTTGTTTCATTGGGATCTTCGAAGTAATGtccaatattatttttttgatatCCCATGAAGTAGCATAAATTGATTCTACTATTCAATTTGTCTCTCACTATCTGCCTCACGTAAGTAGAACATCCCCATATTCAtaagtaagaatatttggatggctttctcatccatatctcatattgaTTTTTATCCACCGTCTTTGTATCGATTTGGTTCAACAACTTTACTGCTATTTCAATCGAAAATTCCCAAAGGGATGAGAGAAATTCAGTGAATTCCATCATAGATCGAAACATATCCATCAATGTTTGATTAAGAAGTTCTAACACACCATTCAACTCGTGTGTGGcaggtggagtccactgtgagagaatcttaTTCTATTTAAGATAGTATTGAAACACTatactcaagtattctccacatAGATCTGATCGAAGTGTTTTAATACTCTTTCTTAATCTATTTCTCTACTTCTGCTCTTAATTCTTAGAACTTTTCAAAGGATTCAGATTTACATTTCATTAAATACACATAATTATACCTCGAATTGTCATcattaaaggtaatgaagtacgACTTATCATATTTCGTGCTAATACTTGGTGAGGCGCACACATCTGTATAGATCAAATCCAACAGATCATGTGAGTTCCACTTTTCCTAGGAAAAGAACTCTGGTCATCTTTCATTTCAGACATGGGTCACATGTCTCTAGAGAGTATGTCAGACGAGTCAAGCATGccctctcccactagcttgtacATCCTTTTTTGGAAATATgtcctagtctagcgtgccacaaGTGTGCTTGATTTAGACtatcttgttttcttttgtttttcgtTGTTTTTATTGTGTTTACTTACACATAGTTGTTTggaatatcataaattttaagCTATAGAGGTTGTTTTGTATTTCACCcgttccaatcaaacattcatttttgtaca
The Primulina eburnea isolate SZY01 chromosome 5, ASM2296580v1, whole genome shotgun sequence genome window above contains:
- the LOC140831420 gene encoding secreted RxLR effector protein 161-like; the protein is MEESKRVYNPMSHGVTLSKSMCPKTEKEIEIMSRILYASSIDNIIYVKDILQYLRRTKNLFLVYGSGELKFEGYTDSSFQSDVDDSKLTSAFVFKLNCGVVSWKSSKQDTTVDSTTKAEYIAALAAANEGVWMKNSFKRWV